The nucleotide sequence atttcattaatgaaagctattacagaaaagcaatacagtgtcgagggggagagacaccagtacagagaattatttgtttgcttgaaagtttgattgcttgatccccttaatattttttaattaaattaaacCAAAGTTACAGGACTTGATCTAACTAAGTTATAGAGACATAATGTAAATACAAGAAGTAAAATTACTCtgtatttacaatgaaaaggacttagattccTACAAGGTAAAAGCAGGTCGGTTGGTAGGAATCTTGCCTTTAGCATCAGAGTCTGCACGCACGGTGTTGTCTACgtatgccccatgaccccttggatgcATCATATGGCATCCTGGCAAGCCTCCCAACACCTAGCTAGACGAGACTGTCAGTGTCGTACGAGAAATCTAATAGCAAGAGCAATTAAGAGAACATAAAAGAGagtgagaatgaaagaaagcttgattgcattaataaAAGTTATTCGGAAAAGAAATAcagtgtcgagggggagagatatttgattgcttgatccccccctaataatgtttaaaaaaataaaccaaagttataaGACTTGAACTAACTAAGCTACGGAGACATCATGGAAATACAAGAagactactctataattacaatgaaaaggacttagattcaTATAAGGTAAAAGCAGGTCCTTTGGCAGCAATCTTGTCTTTAGCATTAGAGTATGCAAATGCGATGTTGTCTACGCGCGCgacgctgttggcatctgcctgcagCTGGGCGCATGTGAGGGCTATTGGTGAGGCGACataggcacatgcgcgcttgtcacttggcacgGACAAGACCACGGGCCATCCACGGCGCTAgcgttgggaggcttgctagAACACCACGGGGCgtgtccaaggggtcatggggcatggctggaaagccgcccataacattctcccccacctgaatTGGAGATGTCCTCGGCGCCATACTTGTAAGATAATCATTGATCAGGATcatgtaggctttgaggttttcTCCCCTCTCCCAAGAGGAGAATCTCCTCTGTATCACAACCTttccatttcaccaagaactcttggtgatctttccttgaagCATGGACCACTtgatcatcaagaatagcttctACACGCCTTTTCCCTGTTAAATTAGGGCCTCGAATACTGAGTATTATGAGTTGGATCCGTGAAGGATCCTCCatgtcttcccgaaaaggtttcagaaggctgacatggaagactggatgaatCTTCCACCAGGctgggtatccacccggtatgcaactttcccaatgcgttTCTCAATGGACAAAGGTCTAATGTacttttgcaataggcgagggtcatgtaCCCCTGCAAAGAGGTATCGCTTTAGGATTtttaccatcactttgtctcctactttGTATTAAATAAAGCGATGATTTTGATCAGCATGTTTtttcatccgcttttgggctttgacaagatagctccgcactatctccaaatttcgcTTCTATTCATTCgagaagctagcagctcgaggagatttgaCATGTTTGGGGCATTCACAATGTGTGGTAGTAGCGGTTGTTATCCGACAAtaatttcaaaagtgcttttgtttgtactagagctcttttgtgaattgaaacacagttgagtaGCATCCAGAAGCTTTACTGCTATGCCCATCGGTCCTCTCATATGATAAAAAACGACCTCTAGTGGACCTCCGATCTGTATCAAAATCATTTTTAAACCTATCCTAATTTTTTTCACGACCCCGTCTCTTGGATGACACTGAAGAACCAAGTTGGCCGTCTtctatccttatctttgactcgtagcGATTGTGGACATCTGCCCATATGGTCGCCTGAAACTCAAGCAAACTCTCCTTCAATTTTTGGAGGCATCGAAACTTATTGGATTGGGAACCTCCATGAATGCCTTTGCTCCCCATTCATCTAGAACCGCTggtagcagcatccttttttCTGGAATTTTATTACGAATTCCCACAGCAGCTCGAATTCTCcttgtaaaattttgaatatATCCGGCTTTCTGTCCTAGACCTTTCTTGCTCCAGCATGGGCTTTAATGAACGAGTCTGCGAGCAATTCGAAAGAGTCAATTGAATGCTCAGGTAAAAGGGAATACCATGTTAGGGCCCCCTTCGTGAGGATTTCGCCAAACTTTTTCAAcagaaccgactcaatctcatgtTGAGCCAAGTCGTTTCCTTTCACTTCCGTGGTGTAGGTCGTAATGTGATCCTGCGGATCTaaagtcccatcatactttgATATATCTGGCATTTTGAACCTTTTCAGGATCAACTCTAGTGTCGCACTTAGCTTAAATGGTAATTGTGTGTACTTTTTCGAATTTGGACCCTTCAACACCGACGTCGTGTTCGAAATCTAATCTATTTGAGCATGAAACACATTTGCATTCTGATCCATTCGCTCATTCATATCTCTCATAAATCTCATGAGCTTGATTTTGAAAGGATCATTCACGTTATTATTCCTAACCTTCGGCTGCGTTGAAACCAGCCTCATCCCGTGGAGTGTTATTATCGGTCCTTTGTGCCATCTGACTTGTGGGAGCACTAGAATGAACTGGGGCCCTTCCATTAGCATTGTTTGAAGTGCCCGATAACGCCTGATTCAATTCAGTCATCACGTGATCTTGTCTCGAAAGGTGATCCATGATTGCTCTTTATTACTCTCTCAGGAGTTTAACTGTTTCAGTAACGTGTTCGTCCTCCGCATCATCAAAGTTTGGGCCCCACACATACTGAGGATATTATCCTTCACGAATAGGGGTTGTTTTGTCCCCTTCTTCGCGGGACTCGCTGATGGAATTATCACGCTGGGATACTTCTTCCCGTTCACCGTGTGTCCCAACGTTGTGAGCATTATTGACTTTATTATTTGCCATATCTGATTTTTACTAAGAAAAGAACCAAAACATTTTAATAATAAACGAATGGATCAAAGCAATTATATAGCTGCCtatgccccacggtgggcgctaaactgtttacccataatacggtacagttgaatttatagcaTGGTTTATAGAaaagcgaatcgatttgatccaaaaatgatatAAAAAATAGGAAAACTAAGATTAAcgacttaaattaaagaagatAATGAGCCTGGATCCGAACTCGATCTTTCCGAGAGTAGAAAATGAAAGCCTTGATAAAGCAATGATAAAGCTATTTAGTTTGAGcgtaaaatagaaaataaagctTTGTATGCCGAATGTTTCCTAAGTTACAACGGTTGTTAACCCTCCTATTTATAGCCCTATTGAGGGAAACAATATCCCCGAATCAAGTTTCTTCTTAAATGAGAATAAAGTTTCATTGATGGGTGCATAGCAGCTGGCTTTGAATACAGATATTTTGTATAACAGCTGCTCATTAAATGCTTTCTGATGACAAACCTTTGAATCTCTATTATCTTCTATGCTTCCTTCGAGTTTTCCTGCACTAGTTACATACTTCGCACTCGGTGTCTGTTATCTTCTGGCTCATTTTTTGCTTTCGATTCCACGTGTCATCTCATCATTCGACCACTTGTTGCCAACCAATTACACCCCATACATTAGTGACTAGTGGGAGTAAAGGAGGAGGAAGGAGGAAGAAGGAgggtttcaaaatatttttcgttAAGCTTAGAAACGTTATTTTTGCACAAATTCCTTAAATGAGGACAAAACTTAAATAGTGGTACGAAACTATCCTATTTGCTCAAATATTCGGATATGTTTGGATAGTTTAAAAATTGGCAGGTGATTTCTTCATCTACCTCAAACTCTAGATTCAATTGGCATGTCATCTATTTTTCTAAACAATAAAGAACACAAGAAAATTGACATCTTATCATCTACTTTACATTAAACTATGCTTCTTAAGGATAAATCACCGTTTAAGGTTGCCTGGATTGTATATAAAGAAAATATGACAAGCATGATAATGGAAAATAAATGGAATAAAAAGAGAAAGCTTTAAAAGGAAGATTTTCATATGAACCACATTAACTTTGTCTATAGACAAAGAACTCGGGCTCCAAGTTATAGGTCTAACAGCAAATGTGGAACAGGTGTGCATAGGATTGGTTGTACAATACACATAAAAAGATATTATTTTGGAACACAGATCATATCTCATATTTAATGCTTTAACCTTAAAAGCTTAATCAAGTATGGTGTAATCATAAACATATATAGGTATATATATGATATACTAAATATTACCCGGATAATCCCATTACAGTAACGGTTAAAACAATCATTAGTTCTGAATGGAACAGGAATCATCAAGGTGGGTTTCAAAATTTGAGTCTTACTATGGTGTCGGCTCCAACTTGCTGGCATCTAAAATAAAATATGAGTTCCATTATAgcttcaaaatataaataaatcacatGAACATTTCTCTTATAATCGAGAGTGTATGATATAGAACTTGATGGATAATGAGCTTGCCCCTCTGCAACACGGATATTTAAGATTTCAAAAAACGATGAGTGCACTATTATAAAAAGAAATTTTTATATTTCTAtgccatataggaaactatattacccttaatatttaaggtttgatttaattacatttagtatacctaATTACCAATTCTATACCATAAGGTGTTTTAACTGTACATTAATTGTACCTTATATCACTCCTAAATTAATGGTACCGTATATTCCTCCATATCTCCACGCCCCACCCACCCCCCTCCACCCCCACATTTCTCTCTCCTAAACCCACAACCTCACCCACGTATCACGACACACACACGATTCTAGCCATTATTCCCTCTGCTAAAACCAGAAAAACAAAGGTAACCATCTACCATTAACGTCCAAAATCAAGGTTTTTCTTCTACAAAACCAGTCAAAATTGAAGTCAAATCTTCAATTTCGTTCATACACACATTTACCTTTAGCTTCAAAATTTctcaatgaagaagaacaaaGCTTTAAAACACAGCCCTAAAAAAGATCTTGAATCAGATGTACCTTCTTTCGATTTGGGTGTATTATCACCACATTCACCCCAAAAGCAAGGGAAATCTGCACATGCAATTGTGGATATGAAGTATAGTGTTTCTCTGAGTCAAATCAGGGCTGAAGTTAGAACTAAACAAagacatgattttgatgttggagaatcttcGAGGCCAATCAAACAAGCGGATAGGAAACGAAAAGGGATAGTTCTAGATGATGATTTTGTAGAAGATGTGCCTATCAGTAAACCTGGAAAGAAAGTTAAGGTGACTCCCAGTTCAAAAActcccaaaaagaagaaaaattcaaaaaaaaaaaacctagtgTTAAAACTCCTAAAAATGTTCGAAATCACTCATTGGTGGAGGTaagaattttttaatttcttcacTACTTATTTCGACTGTTTTAGTTGTTAAAAATCTACATAATCTGTGGTTTTTTGATTTGTAGATTTTTGTAGAAATGTTGTATATAAATTGCATATGTATCTATATTTTTAAGCAATGAAATTATGTGATATTATTTGTCTtaattttgtagtttaattgtagatTTGTTGATCTATTTAACATTGTTGTTATATTGTATATTTTTGGAGTTATTTTGTAGAAACATACAAATGTATCAGTGCTTTTTAATTACTGTATTAATGTTAGATTACATTTGTTGAATTTTGCAGAATGGACATTTTTTTGCATCTCATAATGTTGATTATGGGATGCTTAGATTCCAGACATTATGTGACCTTAACATTCCTAGCCAAATTAAAGCGCTTGTGTCCAAATGGTTTGAAGTTGTTCAAGAAGACATGCTTTGGTTATTTACTGTCATTTCCcaatttatgcatgcaaaatcaagctaTTCATCTTCTTATGAAGTATGAATTGAAATCATCTGATGCTTCCTATTTTATAGCTGAGTTAAAAGGTGAGAGGTTAAAGTTTGGATTGAGAGAGTTTGCAGTAATAACTGGTCTTGGATGTCATACTGAGGTGACAGACTTTGGTTACACTCCTAGTTATGTCAGTAAGATAATGAGCAGTTACTTTCCAAACAAGATAAAAGTGGAGAAGACATACCTAAAACATATAGTAATCACCAAAAGCTGGATCAATGATGAGGATGCAGTCAAGTTATGTATTCTATATCTCATAGAATACTTCATTTGTCCTTCAGAGAGATACCATATTGGGTTGGTAGATCATTTTAGGTTTTATTTGGTTGAATCCGGTCAGTACGAGTCATTTCCATGGGGTGTTCAGTCTTACAGACAGTTGATTGAATCTGTTAGGCACAGGCTAAATCCTTTCGTTCATTCTTATCTTATTCAAGGATTCCCACTAGCCATGAAAGTATGGTTGTATAAGTGTTGCTCCTCCGTCAACATTGATATAGCTACAAAGATTTCTAATTCAACCCCTCGCATACTAAACTGGTCAGCTGCTAAGGGTCAGATTTGGTTAGCTGCAATTGAAGACAAAATGATCAAGCCTGAATGGATGAAGGTAAATGGTCTTTATTTATGAtaatacaatttatctacaaaatatctatatTTTGTATACATATTCTGCCTTAAACAAGCTAATTTATCTTTTTCATCATTCAGTTCACCAACATAAATGAATCACCTGAAGAGCTTTCAGTGATGTCTTTGCCTGATAAAGTTGAGTACACAATTGAATAGGTTTAACATGTTTCTGAGAATCCAAAAGTTGATGCTCCTCCATTGGAACCCAAAGAATCAATTGGAAAAGAGGAAAAGGAGTTTATTCTTCgtaaaataaaaaagttaaaaagagGTGTTGAGAAGGAAACATGTAGTCCTAAAAAGCTTTCTGATTTTTATATAATAGTGTATTTGTTTTTTAATACATATTTCTGAAGGtaactatgtattttttttattatgtagGTCGATGAAAAGCTTGAAAATTTTAGGAAAGATGTATTTGAAGAACTAGGTAGCCTTCGAGACCTAATAAAGGATTCAGTCAAGACTGTTTTGCATGTGATAAACAATCTAAATGATCAAGTTGATGCAAAGGTAACATTTGATTCTTAATCATATTAGCAAAACTATTTATGTCACCTCTAAAATATATATCCTAACCAATATAAAACTTACAGTTTGATGGGAGTTCAACAAAAAATACTGACCAACCAAAAGACAAGAACAATCAACAATTTCAGTTCAATAGTGGTGAAACAATGCAGGTCAGCCCCAGCAAAATAGGTATCTATAATATATCTCCAGTATATCTACAATTacatacaaaatatctacaaattatctacaaaataactacaatttgtctacattatatatatacacaacatATACAATTAAATCCAGCTTATTTACACAGCAATACAGATTTATTTAGATATTATTACACACCTTCATATATTCATAAGTTGTCAAGCCAATACTATCCAGTATTATTTaacatttttaattaaaaaaacagaACATGTTGAATGTGCACATGGTGAAGAAAATCATCCAGTACATATTGATTTATATACACATTTTGAAGGGGTTGTTGATGAAGAGAATGCAGGTTTGAAATTGTTTTCAGagatattttctttttgtttcaacTTTTTTACCATTCTATTAAGTTAAATATACATGGTGTTTCAGAGAGGGAAGATATGCATGCACAATCTCTAATTCACGGAGTGACAGTAGCAGCTCAAACAGAACAGCAGAATCTGAAGGATGACAATGTAGGTAAAGAGGCAGAGTATGTGAATGTAGGTGATTCAGAAGAATCCGGAGGTGAGAAGAAGGAGTTACGCTTGATGATTTCGAGCTGCCTGATAACTTCTCCCAGTTGGTTAAGTTCGGCGAGCCTATACAAGATGAAACAACACCCGTGCATCAAGGTAGAACAAGGCAGCCGAGAAAGCATGCCCGATCACCATTTCTCCCTTTATACAGTTCTGGTGGCAGCACCTCGGTTGGACCTCAAATATTTCAATTCAAGCACCCGTTTACTAGTGTTATTGGTCAAAATATAGACCCTGAGTTgttggatcaattccacaagtGGTTATACAACGGTACCGACACAGGTCCAAAGAGGTTAggttgcacaatttgacattTTTATTCCAGTATTCATCTTTTACACATCCACTTCATTCAACAATTATATTTTAATTTCTATTTGTTTATATAGGAGGAAGGCTCCGTATTCTATAAAGGACAACCAATTTAAGCCATGGTTGGATCTTGGAGTTGAAAAGGTTGACAAGAAGGAGTGGTTCTTTTCCCTTGCACACCCAGGACAAGTCCTTAATGACTCGGTAAGATTCAATGTATTTAATTTGtaaatattttgtagataaattgtagatagtTTGTATTCTGAATGAATAGATGCTTTATATTTCTGATTGTAGATGTATTGTAGTTATTTATAGTTTTGTGTAGAATATTTTGAGATAACATGTAAACTAAaagcaatttgtttttgttgcagCACATTAATGTTATAATGTATTACTTGAGAAAAAGAGGCAAGTATGGCCTCCACAACAACACCAGATT is from Nicotiana tabacum cultivar K326 chromosome 18, ASM71507v2, whole genome shotgun sequence and encodes:
- the LOC142172618 gene encoding uncharacterized protein LOC142172618 — its product is MKKNKALKHSPKKDLESDVPSFDLGVLSPHSPQKQGKSAHAIVDMKYSVSLSQIRAEVRTKQRHDFDVGESSRPIKQADRKRKGIVLDDDFVEDVPISKPGKKVKITFVEFCRMDIFLHLIMLIMGCLDSRHYVTLTFLAKLKRLCPNGLKLFKKTCFGYLLSFPNLCMQNQAIHLLMKYELKSSDASYFIAELKGERLKFGLREFAVITGLGCHTEVTDFGYTPSYVSKIMSSYFPNKIKVEKTYLKHIVITKSWINDEDAVKLCILYLIEYFICPSERYHIGLVDHFRFYLVESGQYESFPWGVQSYRQLIESVRHRLNPFVHSYLIQGFPLAMKVWLYKCCSSVNIDIATKISNSTPRILNWSAAKGQIWLAAIEDKMIKPEWMKFTNINESPEELSVMSLPDKVDEKLENFRKDVFEELGSLRDLIKDSVKTVLHVINNLNDQVDAKFDGSSTKNTDQPKDKNNQQFQFNSGETMQVSPSKIEHVECAHGEENHPVHIDLYTHFEGVVDEENAEREDMHAQSLIHGVTVAAQTEQQNLKDDNVGKEAEYVNVGDSEESGDPELLDQFHKWLYNGTDTGPKRRKAPYSIKDNQFKPWLDLGVEKVDKKEWFFSLAHPGQVLNDSHINVIMYYLRKRGKYGLHNNTRFTTTDCVFKTRIDQIYEKFKNSPQEKKFSVVKPQDVVAEYILGYRLLANVAWDEVDYVIMPVNIVEKFHWVLVVFDIAERCFYAYDSMVSSHNHSIVESCVDKFSIIIPLYLSCTGFYGKRKDINFKNTKAYIEKHVTDPLNIQ